TGACCGCGGAGGGTCGCCGGCAGGTGGTGGGGCGCACGCGCTCCACCGGCATCGTCGACGGCGCCGTCGCCCCCGACGCCCCCGTCCCGGTGTACGAGGTCACCGCCCGGCTCGGCACGACGGTGTCGCCGCCCGTCGGGACCTCCACCGGCGGGCCCGCCGCGGAGCCGGAGCCACCGGGCGGGATCCCCGCGGTGCGCCACCTCGTCGTCACGGGGCCGGGGACGCTCGCGTTCGAGTGGCCCCCGGGGATCACCGAGGCGATGGTGGTGGTCCGCCCCGACCGGCTCCCCGAGACGCCGGACGACCCCGCCGCCACCGCCTGGAAGATCACCAACATGCGCTACGAGCTCGACGGAGGGCTGCGCCTGCCCAGCTCCGTCCCCCTGCCCTGCCACGTGGCCGTCGCGTCCTGCCGCCGCGTCGACGGCGGGCTGGTGGTCGCGCCCGGGTTCGACCCGAGCGCGACCACCACCGTGGGCTCCTGAGGTGGCCCCGCCGCCCGAGGACCCGGCGGTCACCCGCGCCCTGGAGGAGGCGCCCGAGCAGCGCTACGTCGGCGAGCGCGACCTCACGTCCTGGCCGACCGCGGTGGGCGCGGGACTGGTCCACCTGGCCGGACGGCTGCGGCAGCGGCTCACCCCGCAGGCGGTGCTGCTGGTCGTGCTCGCCGTCGGGCTGGTCCTGGCCGCGGGGCTGACCGCGCTCGCCGGTGCCGTCTACGACGCCGTCACCGAGGACGACGGGGTCGCCGCGCTGGACCGCCCGCTGCTCGACGCGGTCGTCGGGCTCCGCACCCCGACGCTCGACACGGTCGTCACCGGCTTCTCCGCGCTGGGCGGGCCGGTGGGCATGCCGGTGCTCGCCGGGGTCGTCGCGGTCGGGCTCGCCGCGGCCTGGCGGCAGTGGACGCCGGTGCTGCTGGTCGCCGCCACCGCCGCCGGGTCGCTCGCGCTCACCGTCGTCGGGAAGGCCGCGGTCGGCCGCGTCCGGCCGCCGCTGGCCGACGCGGTGCCCCCCTACGAGGTCAGCGCCTCGTTCCCGAGCGGCCACACGCTCAACGCGATCGCCCTGGCCGGGATCGTCGCCTACCTGGTCGTGCGCCGGCAGCGCACCAAGCGGGGCCGGACCGCGACCGTGCTCGCCGCGGCGCTGTTCGCCCTGCTCATGGGGGTGAGCCGGGTGTACCTGGGTCACCACTGGCTCACCGACGTCCTCGTCGCCTGGGCGCTCGGCCTGGCCTGGCTCACGGTCGTCGTGACCGCGCACCGGTTGCTGCTCACGCTCCGGGCCGCCCGGCACGCCACGCCGGACCCGGCGCCCTCCGATCCCGCACGCTCCGACCCGGCCCCGCCGCCCACCCCGGACTGAGTCGATCGCCACTCCGCCCGCGTCGCGGCGCCGGTCCGCGGCCGCCAGGCGGTAGGCTGGACCCCGAGATCCGACCCCGCTGGGCTCTGCCCGTCCGGCACGGCCGGCCCGCGCGGGCGTGTTCCCGGGCGGCTGTCCGGCCCCGCGGTGGCGATCTCCCGAGATCCACGGGCCGGTTCGCGTCCCGGAGGAGCCGTCCGGCCCCTCCTCGAGACGCCCCACCGGCCCGCAGCACGGTGCTCGGCAGGCCGCCAGACGGCCCGGCCGGGCACGGCGAAGGAGGAGTACGTGGCTCGACGAGGCCAGCCCCCCGCAGGGGCTCGCCGGGGCGCCCCCCGCGACCGACGACGCGGCGGCGACCGCCCGGAGGACGTCCTGTCGGCGCTCGCCCGCACCGTCCGGGAGGTCGAGACCGCCCTGAAGCGCGGCGGCCGGGCCACGCCCGCGACGCGCACGAAGTTCCAGGCCGCCGCGCTGCTGCTGCGCGAGGAGCGCGCCCGGGTCCGGGCCGACGAGTCCACCGGTGAGCGCCAGCGCACCGAGCGGCTCAAGCGCCTCGACGAGATCGCGAAGACCCTCGCGATGACCGCGGTCCGCGACCAGGCCCTGCTGGCCCTGCTCGCCGAGGACGCCGTCGTCTCCGACGAGGCGCGGTCGCTGCGCGGGGAGGTGCTGCGCCGGGCCGGGATCGTGACCGAGCCCGAACCGGCGCCGGCGCCCGTCGAGGCCCCGGCCGCCCCGGCGAAGCCCCGCGTGGTGCCGCAGTCGGTCGTGTCCCGGCAGCTGGCCAACCCCTTCCTCGCCCCCGACTTCTCCGCCGCCCGGCCCAGCGCGCCGCGCCCGTCGCCGCTGGCCGGCTGGGAGCTGCTCGGCCCGCTGCTGCGGTCCTTCGAGCGCGCCGGCGGCGGGGCGTCGGCGTGCATGACGCTGCCCGCGCCGTCCTCGCGGACCGCGCCCGGCGGCCGCGAGCTCATGCCGCACCAGGCCCGGCTCGTCGCCGCGGCCGCGGCCGGGCACCGGACGTTCCTGCTCGCCGACGAACCCGGGCTGGGCAAGACCGCGCAGGCCCTGCTCGCCGCGGAGGCGGCCGACGCCTACCCGCTGCTCGTCGTCGTCCCGAACGTCGTCAAGACCAACTGGGTGCGCGAGGCCGGGCTGTGGTCGCCGCACCGCGCGGCCACCGTCATCCACGGCAACGGCGACACCATCGACGGGTTCGCCGACATCGTCGTCGTCAACTACGAGGTGCTCGACCGGCACGTGGGCTGGCTGGGCGACTTCCGGTTCCGCGGCATGGTCGTGGACGAGGCGCACTTCATCAAGAACAAGTCCTCCCAGCGCTCGCAGCACGTCCTGGAGCTGTCGCAGCGGATCCGGGAGTTCACCGCGCGGCCGCTGCTGATGGCGCTGACCGGCACCCCGCTGATCAACGACATCGAGGACTTCCTCGCGATCTGGCAGTTCCTCGGCTGGATCGACGCGACCAAGCCGCTGGGCGACCTGATGGACGCCCTCACCGCCACCGGGCTGACGCCCGCCGACCCCGGCTTCTACCCCGCGGCGCGCAGCTCCGTCGTCGACCGGGGCATCGTCCGCCGCCGCAAGGTCGACGTGGCCGCCGACATCCCCGCGCGGCGCATCGCCGACCTCCCGGTCGAGCTCGACGGGGCGGCCGGCCGGTCGATCCGGGCGGCCGAGCGCGAGCTGGCCCGGCGGATGGTGGCGCGGTACGAGACCGCGCTCGCGAACCGCCGCTCCGGGGCGCTGGTCGAGGGCGTCGACCACGACCTCGTGCGCCAGGTGGCGCGGTGGGAGCAGAAGGACGCCGCGGAGGCGAAGTCCGGCGACAACGTCTTCGGCATGATGCGCCGCATCGGGCAGGCCAAGGCCCACCTGGCCGCCGACTACGCCGCCCAGCTGGCCCGCAGCGCGGGCAAGGTGGTCTTCTTCGCCAAGCACGTCGACGTGATGGACGCCGCCGAGGAGACCTTCACCGCGCAGGGGGTCCGGTTCTCCTCCATCCGCGGTGACCAGACCTCGGCGGTGCGCCAGCGCAACATCGACGCCTTCGTCAACGACCCCGAGGTCGCGGTCGCGGTCTGCTCGCTCACCGCGGCGGGCGTCGGCATCAACCTCCAGGTGGCCTCCAACATCGTGCTCGCGGAGCTGTCCTGGACCGCGGCGGAGCAGACCCAGGCCATCGACCGCAGCCACCGCATCGGGCAGGACCAGCCGGTCACCGCGTGGCGCATCATCGCCGCGCAGACGATCGACGCCCGGATCGCGGAGCTGATCGACAGCAAGGCCGGGCTGGCCGCCCAGGCCCTCGACGGGTCCGACGAGGAGGTCGGGTCCTCGGCCGACGTGCAGCATGCGGCGCTGGTCGCGCTGCTGACCGAGGCCCTGTCCAGCGATCCGGCGTACGCCTGACGTGGTCGACCGCACCCCGGACGGCCGGTGGATCGTCGTCGACGGGCGGCGGTGGCGGGCGGCCGACCCGGAGCTCCCCGACGACGTCCGCGCCGAGCTGCTGCACCACCTCGGCGTGGCCCGCAGCGCGGTCCGCACGGCGGGGCGGGCGGGCGACGACGAGGCGGTGCGCCGCGCCCGGGCCCGCGTGCAGGCCGCGAAGACCGGGCTCGGCGAGCGCGGCGACCCCTGGTGGGAGCAGGACGCCGACGCCCGCGCGGCCCGGTGGACCGCGGCGCTGCGGACCCTCGGCGAGGGGTAGCTACTCCTCCTGCAGCGCGGCCCGGCGCAGCGGCTCGGTCCGGAACAGGTCATCGAACACGCGCGCGCGGTCGAAGGACAGCGCGTGCTCGCGGCCGCGCCGCTCCAGCGAGCGCCGCTCGTGCTCCGACATCTCCAGCACCACCCGGTCCAGCGCCGCGGTGATGGCCACGACGTCCCCGGCCGCCACGATGACGGCCGCGTCGCCGACCGCCTCGCCGGTGCCGCCGGTGATCGCGGTGATCACCGGGCCGCCCCCGGCGAGCAGCTTCTCGGTCAGCGCGATCCCGAACGTCTCGACGAAGTCGGGCTCCTCCTTCGTGGGCAGCGCGTAGGTCGCGCACCCGCGCATGAGCAGCGGCTTCTCGTCGTCGTCGACGTCGGTCAGGAAGACGATCCGGTCGTCGCCCGCGGCCAGCTCCCGGACCTCGGCCAGTGCCGGGCCGGTGCCCGCGACGACCAGCTTCACGCGGTCGCGCGCCCGCGACGCGGTGTAGGCCCGGACCAGGTCGAACACGCCCTTCGCCCGGGAGATCCGGGACAGGAACAGCACGTAGCCGTCGCGCTCCAGGCCGCGGCGGCGCAGCGCCGCGTCGACGGCGTCCGGGTCGAGGTCGAGGTAGGCGGAGGTGTCGATCGGCGGGTAGCTCACGGTCACCCGCGCCCGGCACTGCTGCGCGAACAGGGTGCCGCAGTGCGCGTCGACCGCCTCAGCGGACAGCACGATCTGGTCGCGCGTGTACTCCGAGACCGCGACGACCTCGTCGTGGGCCAGGAACGTCGTCAGCAGCGCGACGGCGGCGCCGAACCGCTCCTCGCGCAGGCAGGAGCGGATGACGTTGGTGACGTCGGAGCCCACGGCCTTCGCGATGGTGTGGACCTCGCCGAGGAGGCCCGCCGCGTGCGCCGCCGTCACCGCGTCCATGACGACGTTCGCGTGCGGGGCCAGGTACATCGACAGGCACGTGGTCGGCACGGGCTCCGCGAGCAGCTCGACGAGCCGGCCGGTGAGGCCGGCGAGGCCCCGCCCGTCCGGCACGCGGTAGTCGCCGACCGGCTCGGGCCGCTCGACGGTGATGCCGGGGCCGTAGGGCTGCAGCCGGTCGAGCGGCTTGAGCGGCAGCCCGGCGGCCTCCAGCGTCGCGATCGGCCAGGTGAGCAGGCGGACGTCGTCGAAGCCGCGGGTCAGCGCCACCTCGGCGAGGTTGCGCGCCTCCCCGGAGTGGCCGCAGATCACCGGGTCGGCCCGCACGACGATCACGAGCCGGCGCTCGGGGTAGGTCACTCCCCCGTTCTCGCCGCGGGCGCGTCGGACAGCGACGGGGGTCGCGCCGACCGGCCCCACGCCGAGGGCTCCGGGCCCAGTTCCAGGTGCAGCACTCCGCCGCGGTGCACGTCCGAGGCGCTGATGTGGGTCGTTTCGCATGGCCGTCCGTTCAGGGTCGCCGACTGCACGTACTGCGCGGGAGGTGTCTCGTGGACGCCGTCCGCGCCGATGGGGGTGTCGCGGTGCCCGGTGGTCTCGATGACGAACTCCCCGCCGCCGACGCGCAGTGCCGCCCGGGCGAAGGCCGGCGCGTTGACGAGGAACAGGCCCTGCCCGGCGACCGGGAAGAGGCCGAGGGAGGCCCAGACGTACCAGGAGCTGAGGCCCCCGGAGTCGTCGTTGCCGGGCATACCGCCTGCGCCGGTGCCGAACTGCCAGGTCAGCGCGGCGTGCACGACGTCGGCGGTGCGGTCGGGGCGGCCCGCGTAGTGGTAGGCCCACGGCGCCTCCATGTCGGGCTCGTTGTTGAGCCCCTCGAACCGGTTCAGGGCGTAGCCGGCGGCCATCTCCGCGGCGGGCGGGGCCAGGCCCGGCTGGGTGACCGCGGGCGCGCCGAACCCGAAGAAGGCGTCGAGCATCCCGACGAACGCGTCGTCGCCGCCCGCCAGCGCGATCCGGGCCCGCATGTCGTGCAGCAGCCGGAACGAGTAGTTCCACCGCCCGCCCTCGTAGTACTCGGAGTCGAGCAGCAGGCCGGTGGAGGCGTCGAACGCGTTGACCCACCGGCGGGCGCGCCCCTCCAGCTCGTCGGCGAGGCGGCGGTCGCCCAGGGCCCGGGCGACCCGGGCCGTGCAGTGGTGGCCGTAGGCGAGGTCGAGCGTGTGCGTGATCGGGTGCACCACGCCGTCGTCGACGAAGTTCTCCCCGTAGAGGCGGCGCAGGTCCGCCTCCATGTGCACCAGCGCCCAGCTCCAGTCCAGCGCGCCGGACCCGGTCGCGTGCGCGTCGGCCAGCGCGGTGTGGGCGAGCGCGCTGGCCTGCCGGAAGAACCGGTCGGCGCCGCGGGCCATCCGGTACCCGATGGGGAAGTTGCCCTCCTCCTCGCAGACCCGGATCAGCGACTCCAGCAGGTCCGCCGCCCGGTCC
This sequence is a window from Pseudonocardia petroleophila. Protein-coding genes within it:
- a CDS encoding phosphatase PAP2 family protein, with the translated sequence MAPPPEDPAVTRALEEAPEQRYVGERDLTSWPTAVGAGLVHLAGRLRQRLTPQAVLLVVLAVGLVLAAGLTALAGAVYDAVTEDDGVAALDRPLLDAVVGLRTPTLDTVVTGFSALGGPVGMPVLAGVVAVGLAAAWRQWTPVLLVAATAAGSLALTVVGKAAVGRVRPPLADAVPPYEVSASFPSGHTLNAIALAGIVAYLVVRRQRTKRGRTATVLAAALFALLMGVSRVYLGHHWLTDVLVAWALGLAWLTVVVTAHRLLLTLRAARHATPDPAPSDPARSDPAPPPTPD
- a CDS encoding DEAD/DEAH box helicase, whose product is MARRGQPPAGARRGAPRDRRRGGDRPEDVLSALARTVREVETALKRGGRATPATRTKFQAAALLLREERARVRADESTGERQRTERLKRLDEIAKTLAMTAVRDQALLALLAEDAVVSDEARSLRGEVLRRAGIVTEPEPAPAPVEAPAAPAKPRVVPQSVVSRQLANPFLAPDFSAARPSAPRPSPLAGWELLGPLLRSFERAGGGASACMTLPAPSSRTAPGGRELMPHQARLVAAAAAGHRTFLLADEPGLGKTAQALLAAEAADAYPLLVVVPNVVKTNWVREAGLWSPHRAATVIHGNGDTIDGFADIVVVNYEVLDRHVGWLGDFRFRGMVVDEAHFIKNKSSQRSQHVLELSQRIREFTARPLLMALTGTPLINDIEDFLAIWQFLGWIDATKPLGDLMDALTATGLTPADPGFYPAARSSVVDRGIVRRRKVDVAADIPARRIADLPVELDGAAGRSIRAAERELARRMVARYETALANRRSGALVEGVDHDLVRQVARWEQKDAAEAKSGDNVFGMMRRIGQAKAHLAADYAAQLARSAGKVVFFAKHVDVMDAAEETFTAQGVRFSSIRGDQTSAVRQRNIDAFVNDPEVAVAVCSLTAAGVGINLQVASNIVLAELSWTAAEQTQAIDRSHRIGQDQPVTAWRIIAAQTIDARIAELIDSKAGLAAQALDGSDEEVGSSADVQHAALVALLTEALSSDPAYA
- a CDS encoding biopolymer transporter Tol, giving the protein MVDRTPDGRWIVVDGRRWRAADPELPDDVRAELLHHLGVARSAVRTAGRAGDDEAVRRARARVQAAKTGLGERGDPWWEQDADARAARWTAALRTLGEG
- a CDS encoding glycosyltransferase; the protein is MTYPERRLVIVVRADPVICGHSGEARNLAEVALTRGFDDVRLLTWPIATLEAAGLPLKPLDRLQPYGPGITVERPEPVGDYRVPDGRGLAGLTGRLVELLAEPVPTTCLSMYLAPHANVVMDAVTAAHAAGLLGEVHTIAKAVGSDVTNVIRSCLREERFGAAVALLTTFLAHDEVVAVSEYTRDQIVLSAEAVDAHCGTLFAQQCRARVTVSYPPIDTSAYLDLDPDAVDAALRRRGLERDGYVLFLSRISRAKGVFDLVRAYTASRARDRVKLVVAGTGPALAEVRELAAGDDRIVFLTDVDDDEKPLLMRGCATYALPTKEEPDFVETFGIALTEKLLAGGGPVITAITGGTGEAVGDAAVIVAAGDVVAITAALDRVVLEMSEHERRSLERRGREHALSFDRARVFDDLFRTEPLRRAALQEE
- a CDS encoding glycoside hydrolase domain-containing protein; this encodes MWDIYKTQIPLLAAIVPDRAADLLESLIRVCEEEGNFPIGYRMARGADRFFRQASALAHTALADAHATGSGALDWSWALVHMEADLRRLYGENFVDDGVVHPITHTLDLAYGHHCTARVARALGDRRLADELEGRARRWVNAFDASTGLLLDSEYYEGGRWNYSFRLLHDMRARIALAGGDDAFVGMLDAFFGFGAPAVTQPGLAPPAAEMAAGYALNRFEGLNNEPDMEAPWAYHYAGRPDRTADVVHAALTWQFGTGAGGMPGNDDSGGLSSWYVWASLGLFPVAGQGLFLVNAPAFARAALRVGGGEFVIETTGHRDTPIGADGVHETPPAQYVQSATLNGRPCETTHISASDVHRGGVLHLELGPEPSAWGRSARPPSLSDAPAARTGE